One Gemmatimonadota bacterium genomic window carries:
- a CDS encoding phytanoyl-CoA dioxygenase family protein has product MDIEEKFVFDLDGYIVIENVLSEGEVDELNAIADEKMKQIDGKYRSVGRPSTWGIPFQNLLDHPKIMPYLLAFLGSKVRIDHDYSIFMQKGGQRGRLHGGDNGREGDHWYKYRDGVIRTGLTVVTFFTTPARKGDGGFCCIPGTHKTNFLNSIPRDVREYERVPHYVVQPEVNAGDALIFTEAVVHGTMPWTADHERRAFLYKYSPGHSSWANTYYNVDDYENLTTQQVRLMAPPSIGQRPDTVQLEESA; this is encoded by the coding sequence GTGGATATTGAAGAGAAATTTGTCTTTGATTTAGATGGCTATATTGTCATTGAGAATGTGCTTTCAGAGGGGGAAGTGGATGAACTGAATGCGATTGCCGATGAGAAGATGAAACAGATCGATGGCAAATATCGCAGTGTGGGACGGCCCTCAACGTGGGGGATACCTTTTCAAAATTTGCTGGATCACCCGAAGATTATGCCTTATTTGCTGGCATTTTTGGGATCAAAGGTGCGGATTGATCACGATTACAGCATTTTTATGCAAAAAGGGGGGCAGCGAGGGCGATTGCACGGGGGCGATAATGGGCGCGAGGGCGATCATTGGTACAAATACCGCGATGGTGTTATTCGAACCGGGTTGACGGTGGTAACCTTTTTTACGACACCTGCACGCAAAGGCGATGGTGGGTTTTGTTGTATTCCCGGCACGCACAAGACCAATTTTTTGAATAGTATTCCACGGGATGTGCGGGAGTATGAACGGGTACCCCATTATGTGGTACAGCCCGAAGTGAACGCAGGGGATGCGTTGATTTTTACTGAGGCGGTGGTTCACGGAACGATGCCGTGGACAGCTGATCACGAGCGTCGCGCATTTTTGTATAAATACAGCCCCGGACATTCATCGTGGGCAAATACGTATTACAATGTCGATGATTATGAAAATTTGACGACACAACAGGTTCGCTTAATGGCTCCACCATCAATAGGTCAGCGGCCCGATACTGTGCAGTTGGAAGAAAGTGCGTAA
- a CDS encoding dihydroxy-acid dehydratase family protein gives MQKDYSEVKGQLRSQEWFNNPHNMGMTAVYVERYMNYGWTREELQSGKPVIGIAQTGGDLTPCNRIHVELVDRVKAGIRDNGGIPFEFPVHPIAEQGKRPTAALDRNLAYLGLVEILHGYPIDGVVLTTGCDKTTPACIMAACTMNLPSIVLSGGPMLDGHWRGRLAGSGTVVWEARERYAAGEIDYDGFMDIVTSSSPSVGHCNTMGTALSMNALAEALGLSLTGCAAIPAPYRARKQMAYRTGLRIVDMVKEDLIPDKVLTPEAFQNAIVVNSALGGSTNAPVHITAIARHIGLELPAKDWQTHGHHIPLLVNCQPAGEYLGEAFYRAGGVPAVMAELVKAGKLHTHCQTVTGKTIGENLKDIAIEDERVIKPYDQPLKENAGFIVLSGNLFEAGLLKTSVIGDDFRKKYLQRAGDENAWEGTAVVFDGPEDYHHRINDPDLPIDGNSMLFVRYCGPVGYPGSAEVVNMLPPDRLVQTGISELPCIGDGRQSGTSASPSILNASPEATVGGGLAFLKTGDRVRIDLNTCTANVLVSDRELAQRKKDWKQPDLVHQTPWQEIYRQNVGQLADGACMELAVKYQNVRDNTPRHSH, from the coding sequence ATGCAGAAGGATTATTCTGAAGTCAAAGGTCAACTGCGAAGTCAAGAGTGGTTTAACAACCCACACAACATGGGCATGACAGCCGTCTATGTCGAACGCTACATGAACTACGGCTGGACGCGTGAAGAACTCCAATCGGGCAAACCCGTTATCGGCATTGCGCAAACGGGCGGCGACCTCACCCCCTGCAACCGCATTCACGTCGAATTGGTCGATCGCGTCAAAGCCGGTATCCGCGACAACGGCGGCATACCCTTTGAATTTCCCGTACACCCCATTGCAGAACAGGGCAAAAGGCCCACGGCTGCCCTCGACCGCAACCTCGCGTACCTCGGACTGGTCGAAATCCTGCACGGCTATCCCATTGACGGCGTCGTCCTCACCACAGGATGCGACAAAACGACACCCGCCTGCATCATGGCCGCCTGCACCATGAACCTCCCCTCCATCGTCCTGTCTGGTGGTCCCATGCTCGATGGGCACTGGCGCGGTCGTCTGGCCGGATCGGGCACGGTTGTCTGGGAAGCCCGCGAACGCTACGCAGCTGGTGAAATCGACTACGACGGATTCATGGATATCGTCACATCATCCTCGCCCAGTGTGGGCCATTGCAACACAATGGGAACCGCCTTATCCATGAACGCATTGGCCGAAGCACTTGGACTATCGCTTACCGGATGTGCGGCCATCCCCGCACCCTATCGCGCCCGCAAGCAAATGGCCTATCGCACTGGCCTGCGCATCGTCGATATGGTCAAAGAAGATCTCATCCCCGACAAGGTCCTCACACCAGAGGCCTTCCAAAACGCCATTGTCGTCAACTCTGCGCTCGGCGGTTCAACCAACGCGCCGGTTCACATCACCGCCATAGCGCGACACATCGGACTGGAACTGCCAGCAAAAGACTGGCAAACCCATGGTCACCACATTCCCCTCCTCGTCAACTGCCAGCCCGCAGGCGAATACCTCGGCGAAGCCTTTTACCGCGCTGGTGGCGTGCCCGCCGTCATGGCCGAACTCGTCAAAGCCGGCAAACTCCACACCCACTGCCAGACCGTCACCGGCAAAACCATAGGCGAAAATCTCAAAGACATCGCCATTGAAGACGAGCGCGTCATCAAGCCCTATGACCAACCCTTGAAAGAAAACGCCGGATTCATTGTACTCAGCGGCAACCTCTTTGAAGCGGGCTTGCTCAAAACCTCCGTAATTGGCGACGACTTTCGCAAAAAATATCTCCAGCGCGCAGGCGATGAAAACGCCTGGGAAGGCACAGCTGTGGTCTTCGATGGTCCCGAAGATTATCACCACCGCATCAACGATCCCGATTTGCCCATCGACGGAAATTCCATGCTCTTCGTGCGCTATTGCGGACCCGTGGGCTATCCCGGCTCGGCCGAAGTCGTCAACATGCTCCCACCCGACCGCCTCGTGCAGACGGGCATTTCCGAACTGCCCTGCATCGGCGATGGACGTCAAAGCGGCACTTCTGCCAGCCCGTCCATACTCAACGCCTCGCCCGAAGCCACAGTGGGCGGTGGCCTTGCCTTTCTCAAGACGGGTGACCGCGTGCGCATTGACCTCAACACCTGCACGGCTAATGTCCTCGTCAGCGACCGAGAACTCGCCCAACGCAAAAAGGACTGGAAACAACCCGATCTGGTTCACCAGACACCCTGGCAGGAAATCTATCGCCAAAATGTGGGACAACTCGCCGATGGCGCGTGTATGGAACTGGCCGTCAAATACCAGAATGTGCGCGACAACACCCCTCGCCATTCGCATTAA
- the modB gene encoding molybdate ABC transporter permease subunit — translation MIFPTPEEYTVLILSLKVGLLCVVISLPFAVLLGWVLARKNFRGKLILDGLCHLPLVLPPVVVGYLLLLLLGRRGFLGQILSDWFGLQIAFTWRGAVLAAAVVGFPLMLRAVRLAIESVDPRLERAARTLGANPLRAFFSITLRLATPGVLVGSLLTFARSLGEFGATITFVSNIAGETRTLPLAIFTYINQPDGEAAAARLVLLSIILSLGALIASETIARKMKN, via the coding sequence GTGATATTTCCGACCCCCGAAGAATATACCGTCCTCATACTATCGCTTAAAGTAGGCCTGCTCTGCGTGGTTATAAGCCTGCCCTTTGCCGTATTGTTGGGATGGGTGCTGGCACGCAAAAACTTTCGGGGCAAGCTCATCCTCGACGGTCTGTGTCACCTGCCCCTTGTATTGCCGCCTGTCGTTGTCGGGTATCTGCTCCTTCTCCTGTTGGGACGCAGAGGTTTTCTGGGTCAAATTTTGAGCGACTGGTTTGGATTGCAAATCGCATTTACCTGGCGAGGTGCTGTATTAGCCGCTGCTGTAGTGGGTTTTCCACTCATGTTAAGAGCTGTTCGCCTCGCCATCGAAAGTGTTGACCCCCGCCTTGAGCGCGCTGCTCGCACCCTGGGAGCCAATCCGCTCCGCGCCTTTTTCTCCATAACGCTGCGCCTGGCCACCCCGGGCGTACTCGTTGGCTCCCTCCTCACATTTGCCCGCAGCCTTGGCGAATTTGGCGCCACCATCACCTTTGTTTCCAATATTGCCGGCGAAACCCGCACACTCCCACTCGCCATTTTCACGTACATCAACCAGCCCGATGGCGAAGCCGCTGCCGCACGCCTCGTCTTACTCTCCATCATCCTATCCCTGGGCGCACTCATCGCCAGTGAGACTATCGCCCGCAAAATGAAAAATTAA
- the modC gene encoding molybdenum ABC transporter ATP-binding protein, which translates to MLTLCVHRQLAEFTLEINVTCAYPVTAVFGPSGSGKTTLLNLISGLMRPDSGQISIDDTILFHAKKGIDLPPEKRRIGHVFQDDLLFPHLTVRQNLLYGYQFLAPSERKFHPDTIIDLLELNPLLDRLPDLLSGGERQRVALGRAILTSPRLLIMDEPLTALDQELKNRIMPYLRHIRTDLGIPMLYVSHAIGEILQLTGQVIVLNRGQVLAHGDFFSIAHQPKILPLLEAHGFENALPVEVIASNRVQYNNQILHIPPCDRRPGTHIFIGIRANDIILCQQRPAGLSIRNALSGRILDIVETHGRRLVYINVGKRLAAEVTSEAIEELALKIGDPVICLIKTHAIRIGPDVS; encoded by the coding sequence ATGCTCACCCTTTGTGTACACAGGCAACTCGCCGAATTTACCCTCGAAATCAATGTGACGTGTGCCTATCCCGTCACCGCGGTATTTGGACCTTCGGGATCTGGCAAAACCACCCTCTTGAATCTCATAAGCGGCCTGATGCGACCAGATAGCGGTCAAATCAGCATTGATGACACCATTTTATTTCACGCTAAAAAAGGCATTGACCTGCCACCGGAAAAGCGACGTATAGGCCACGTATTTCAAGACGATTTGCTCTTTCCACACCTGACTGTGCGCCAAAATCTCCTGTACGGATATCAATTTCTCGCGCCATCAGAACGCAAATTTCATCCCGACACCATTATCGACCTGCTCGAACTAAACCCCCTGCTCGACCGCCTCCCAGATCTCCTCTCTGGCGGTGAACGTCAGCGCGTCGCTCTGGGGCGAGCCATCCTGACCTCTCCCAGACTGCTCATCATGGATGAACCTCTGACCGCGCTCGATCAAGAGCTCAAAAACCGCATCATGCCCTATCTGCGCCACATTCGCACGGATTTGGGCATCCCCATGCTCTACGTCAGCCACGCAATTGGTGAAATTCTGCAACTCACCGGACAGGTCATTGTGCTCAATCGCGGACAAGTACTCGCGCATGGAGACTTCTTTTCTATCGCTCACCAGCCCAAAATTCTGCCCCTGCTCGAAGCGCATGGTTTTGAAAATGCCCTGCCCGTTGAAGTCATCGCATCCAATCGCGTGCAATACAACAACCAAATCCTCCATATCCCCCCCTGTGACCGCAGACCGGGCACACATATCTTTATAGGCATCCGGGCAAACGACATCATTTTGTGCCAACAACGACCTGCGGGTTTAAGCATTCGCAACGCCCTCTCTGGAAGGATTCTCGACATCGTTGAAACGCATGGGCGACGCCTCGTGTACATCAATGTAGGCAAACGCCTCGCCGCCGAAGTCACGTCCGAAGCGATAGAGGAATTGGCTTTAAAAATCGGCGATCCCGTAATTTGCCTGATAAAAACACACGCCATTCGCATAGGCCCAGATGTCTCTTGA